ATTTAGTTGTTTTGGTTTTGGCAGTTGGGATAAAAAAGCAGATTACGAAGCGTCTATTTGGGATTACAAAACCAAAACGTTAATTGGCAAAGTAAGTAGCACCGCTGATGGTACGTCTTACATGCCAGCAATTGTTGTTCCTATTCCTATTATCGCACCTGTTCAAGGCGATGCCTGTAAAGCAATGGGCGCCCAGTTGCGCGTATTTTTAGGTTTAGATAGCGCCTCTTCAGATGATGACGAATCGTTATAGCGTTACTTTATTTATGTTTAAACCAGTAACTTAATTTAAGGAAATAGCATGGCTTTACCAACTTCAAAATCTAAGCCGCTTTTTAAAACAGCAGCGTTAGTAAGTGCTTATTCTGGCTGGCTAATTGCCGCTAGTGCAATTGGTTTAGGATTAAGTTTGCAAGGCTGTGCGGTAAACCCTGCTACGGGCTCCATCGATACAGTATTAATGTCAAAAAGTCGTGAGAAAGAAATTGGCAAAGAAAACTACGAAAAAATCATAAAATCGATGCCGATATACAAAGACGAACAGTTACAAAAGTATATTGAAGAGATTGGACAGCAGGTTGCAGCAAAAAGTGACAGTCCAGAATACGAATACGTGTTTACCATTATAGATTCGCCAGACATTAACGCCTTTGCACTGCCTGCGGGTTATATTTTTATTAACCGGGGGCTGTTAGCTTACTTAAACTCTGAAGCGCAACTTGCCGCAGTACTGGCGCACGAAATTGGCCATGTAACGGCACGCCATGCAGTACGGCAAGACGCCGCAAGAAAAGGCGCAGGCGTGTTATCGTTTTTATCTGTATTAACTACGGGTAGCATGGCAATGGGTGATGTAACGTCATTATGGAGCACCGCGGCGGTAAAAGGTTATGGCCGAGACATGGAGCTAGAAGCCGATCAATTTGGTGCCGAGTATTTATACCGCACAGGTTACGACCCACAAGCAATGGTGCAAGCCATTGGTGTACTGAAAGATCATGAAAAATTTTCACGTTACCGCGCGAAAGATGCCGGACAAAAGCCGCGCAGTTATCATGGTGTATTTGCCAGCCACCCAAGAAACGACGTACGGTTAAAAGAAGTAGTGGCAAAAGCAGGCACGTACGAACCGTCGGAGCAATCTAATTACAACAAGCAGAATGTGCGTTTTCGTAAAGCAATGGAAGGGCTGGTGTTTGGCAATAACTATGCGGCAATGATGACGCAAGCTAAACAAGCGGCAGACGCGAAAAAGAAAGACGAAAATCGATATATTCATAACAAACTCGGTTTTACTTTAGTTTTCCCCAAAGAGTGGGAGGTTGAAAACCAGCGTAAAGCCATTGTAGGCGCTCCTCAAAATGAGTCAGCAGAAATAAAAATAGAAGTAAAAAATTTGGCTCAACCCATTCCGCCGGGGCAATTTATTCGCAATTATTTTAGTACTGATTTACTCGCCCAGTCTGAAGACTTTTCGCAATACGGCTTAATGGGTCACAAGGGCATTATCCATAATAAATCATTACCGAAA
This is a stretch of genomic DNA from Flocculibacter collagenilyticus. It encodes these proteins:
- a CDS encoding M48 family metalloprotease, with product MALPTSKSKPLFKTAALVSAYSGWLIAASAIGLGLSLQGCAVNPATGSIDTVLMSKSREKEIGKENYEKIIKSMPIYKDEQLQKYIEEIGQQVAAKSDSPEYEYVFTIIDSPDINAFALPAGYIFINRGLLAYLNSEAQLAAVLAHEIGHVTARHAVRQDAARKGAGVLSFLSVLTTGSMAMGDVTSLWSTAAVKGYGRDMELEADQFGAEYLYRTGYDPQAMVQAIGVLKDHEKFSRYRAKDAGQKPRSYHGVFASHPRNDVRLKEVVAKAGTYEPSEQSNYNKQNVRFRKAMEGLVFGNNYAAMMTQAKQAADAKKKDENRYIHNKLGFTLVFPKEWEVENQRKAIVGAPQNESAEIKIEVKNLAQPIPPGQFIRNYFSTDLLAQSEDFSQYGLMGHKGIIHNKSLPKPQRVAVLYQGRRAYILTGSVFKPADNVNYDELFLSSIHSFRPAMGARKPPKANTIHYVKANDKTTFAALAKQIRLGRYTEQQLRLINGYYPLGEPKPGEWIKIIK